The sequence GGGCATATTGGGTCTCACCGGAGACTTCGCCGAGGCGGACCGGTTCAGCATCAACGCCGAGTTGTTTTTTCAGTTCTGCATAAGCAATTGCAGAACAGATTGAATCCGTATCAGGATTCTTATGACCGAAGATTAAAACGTTTTCCATCGATACAACACCTCATTTTGCATAATTTATCCCATTACCATTATGGTACGGCATGCGGGAAATGTCCACAATGTCTTCTCAACGGAATCATTTCCTGAAAAGGAATATCTCGGAATATCCTGTCCAATCAGGCGGGTTTCCTGTTTATACCGATTCCATACTAAGGCTTTAAGGCGAGATACCTTTCAGGTTCTTATCCGTTTTCCCATTTTCCAGCTCAGCAAGAAAAGTTCGAATTTTCTGCTTGCTATTCAATTCAATCACATTTTTATTTTCACCGCGCCCCTTAAAATCAGCAAATCGCTTTTGCATTTTCTTTTTGCGGGGGTAATAGGTCGATAAAATGAATTTCAGGAAATCCCAATCGAGTTTTTCATTGCAGCCAGCTGTCATATCCAGCCGGGTTTTACCTGCATTCATGATCCGCCGTTTTACGACACGGTACAGACATACATAGAGCGGGAGTTCCAGGTAGATAATTGTATCTGCCCTTTCCATCCGAATATCAATTGAGTCAGTGTAGTTCCCTTCAATAATCCAGTTCTTTCCCTGCACAGCCTGCCGCTGTGCCTCCCTGAATTCTTCGGTTGGAGCTTCCACCCATCCGGGCTTCCAGTACAGTGTATCAAGATGTACAACCTTAAGTCCAAGAGCTCCGCCAAGCTGGCGGGCAAATGTCGATTTCCCTGCTCCTGCCGAGATTCCAACTACCATAATCCGTTCCATGTCCCCTCGCCCCTTCCCTGATTGTTTCAGTGTGATCTATTGTTGTTACCGTTTACTAGAATATTTTTACATAGTACATAAGATTTTTCACCACTGTTTTTTCAGAGTATTTTTATTAATCTCTTTTTTGTTTTTTTACACACATATTATTCACGTCCAGGCAGTAACTGCCGATATATTTGTTAGGCCGATTTTTTTATATGTACACACATTCTGTGATTTCGTTAAGGCTGTGTTAAACGCGGCTGTTGAATTACGCTGCAGGTGCCCGCCTTCTGCCGGGCCCCGAGAGCCTCCCCGGCGTTTCAATCACGCATGTTGGGGCTCCCCTGGTCCGCTTCCCTCAAAGGACGGATAGTCATCTTCGAATTGTCAACGCACGAAGGATATGCGGAGCAGTTTCGAGGAGTCTCGCCCTTCCGTTCCAATCGACTTGCGGCGAAAACAACAGCAACCTTTACCATAGCCTTTGTAAAAAAAGGCCTCTCATCACATCTTAAGAGGGGGAAATTCATGTTTTTGTTCAATTCAATCCGCAAAAAATTAATTGTCGTATCAATTGTGTTACTCGTATTTCCAAGTGTCATCATAGGAGCAGCGGCTTATCTGACATCAAAGAGCAATCTTGATAAAGCCGGCGAAACAACGCTTAAAAACGGTGTGGAAATGAGCCTTCAGCTCATTGACGCCCTTGATCAAAAAGTCGAACAGGGTACGTTGTCGCTTGAAGACGCACAGGAACAGGCCAAGACCTATTTGATCGGTCCCAAAAATGCTGATGGGACAAGAGACATCAAAAGTCCAGTCGATCTAGGTGAAAATGGCTATTTTATGGTATATGACCAAAAAGGAAATGAAGTGGCGCACCCTACGCTTGAAGGAAAAAACGTGTGGGAGACAAAAGATAAAAACGGAACGCTGTTAGTCCAGGAACAAATAAAAGCGGCCCAAAACGGCGGCGGATTCACCACCTATGTTTGGGCACTCCCGAATAGCGAAAATAATACCGGCGAAAAGATCACATACAATGCACTCGATCCGAATTGGGGATGGATTGTGTCAGCCGGCACATACAAATTGGACTTCAATCAAGGCGCTAACGAAGTGCTGATGCTCATTCTCACGACACTCGGAATTACATTTGCCGCCGGTGCGGTCATTATTATCTTTTTCTCACGTTCACTGGCCGAACCGATTAAAATTGTATCCAATCACGTAAAACAAGTGGCGGACGGTGATTTCACCGTCGAAGAACTGAACGTGAAAAACAAGGATGAAATCGGCACCCTTGCCAGTGATTTCAACGGAATGGTCGCCAGCATGCGCACATTGATCCAGGCTGTCGAAGATTCCATCCAGCAGGTGAGTGCATCTTCCCAAAATTTGAGTGCGGTCTCAGAAGAAACTTCAGCTGCCAGCGAAGAGATGGGCAATGCCATCCAGGAAATTGCCGGCGGCGCCGCCCAGCAGGCTGAAGATGCCGATACAACAAACCAGAAGATGGCCAATCTGTCTACGCAGATTGCAAAGGTTCAGGAACAGAACGAAGAAATGGTGATACAAAGTAAGGCGGCAGGTTCAGCCAGCCAGAACGGCATTAAGCAAATCGATATTCTCCAGTCCAAAACGAAGGAAGCCAATGAACTTACTGAGACCGTTGCTAATGTCATGGACAGCCTGTCCGATAAAGTGAAGGAAATTGAAAAAGTGATGTCTGCCATCAACGAGATTTCCGACCAGACGAACCTGCTGGCCCTCAATGCCTCAATCGAAGCCGCCAGAGCCGGCGAGCATGGCAAAGGCTTTGCAGTAGTCGCTGAAGAAGTCCGTAAGCTCGCTGAACAATCATCCCATGCTACTGAAGAGGTCCGCACAACCCTTTCAGGCATTATCAGCGAGTCCGACAAAGCAACTGCAGCCATTAAGCAAAACCAGGCGCTTTCAACTCAGCAGACCGCTGTCACTGCGGATACTGAGAAGGTCTTCAAAGAAATCGCCGTTTCGATTGACAGCATCGTTTCGTCAATTGAAGGCGTAAGCCATGAAATCACACAAATGTCCTTATACAAAGACGAAGTACTCGAGTCAGTCGGGAGCATCGCCTCTGTTGCCCAGCAATCCGCTGCAGCTACCGAAGAAGTGACTGCATCCACTGAAGAACAGCTGCGGGCGATCGCAACCATCGCATCCTCAGCAGAAGAACTGAACGTATCAGGAGAACAGCTGCGCGAACAAATTGCGCGGATCAAACTTGTATAAGAGAAACGAAACCCCTGCTTTTGGTGAGCAGGGGTTTTTTTCAGGAAAATAAGTCGGAATGTAAAAGGAAACGGTGTGGAATGCCGGCTCGGGGACCTAATTTCGAGAAACTGAACGGATGAAGATCATGCTAAATTATTTCACTTGCTCTTTTACATTTCCTTTCCCTTATCGGAACTGCTTAGATTAAGACTCAGTGCCTCATTAGATTTATCCCTTCAATCCTTACCCAATCATCGTATGAAGATTTTTCAATTCAAGCTCCTTGAACTTTTCCATCATCCGTTCGCGGTCCACATTGAAAACCGCGGTATCCAGCGGACAGCTCACTTCCACTTCACAATGAATGGCTGCAAGCTTGCGGGAAAGGTGAAGCATGTCGAGATCCTGTTCGATTTTTGCGCGCTGCGATTTTGTCAGCGTATGCAGATTTTCGAGGATGCCTTCTATCGTACCGTGCGTTTGGAGCAGCTTCATCGCTGTTTTTTCACCGATTCCTTTCACGCCGGGATAGTTGTCGCTGCTGTCTCCCATCAGCGCTTTCAAGTCGATCATCTGCTGCGGGGTTATGCCTTTCTCCTTCAAAAAGCTGTCCGTCCTGTATTCCGCGTAGTTTCCGTACCCTTTTTTAAGAAGCAATACTGAAACTTTATCATCCAGGAGCTGCAGGATATCCTGGTCACCGGTAAGGATCATCACATCCGCATCGGTGCTGTATTGTCTGGCAAGCGTGCCGATGCAGTCATCCGCTTCAAAGCCTTCAAGCCCGATATTTGGGATGCCGAGCGATTCGGATACTTCTTTTACTAGATCGAATTGCGGCAGAAGCTCGACCGGCGGTTCTCCCCTGTTCGCTTTATATCCATCGAACATTTCATTACGGAACGTCTTGCCGCCCATGTCCCAGGTGCAAACGACATGACTGGGCTGATATGTGTTGACTGCAGTAAACAAATGTTTGACAAAACCGTAGATGCCGTTTGTTGGGATGCCTTTGCTGTTCACCATATAATAACCGCTCATCGCTGTCGCATAAAACGAGCGGAATAATAGCGCCATGCCATCGATAAGCATTACTTTATTTCCATTCATCATTTCCTAACCCCTTTTTACAGACATACATCCATTATAAAACAAAAAACGTTTCGGAAAAATCATCTTCCGTGAAACTTTTTACACGTGCCGCCCGTACACAAGGACAGACACGTTTATTGGAGGGATGTTATGATGGGGCCTGAGTTTTTTCCAGGTGATATATTATTCCGAATTGGGCCGATTTTCATCGGACTCGTTTTCATCATCGTCATTGGGGGCATTTTGTTCACCGTCGTTAAAGGAATCGGCCAATGGCAAAAAAACAATGCATCGCCGCGGCTGTCCGTGCCGGCTCAAGCTGTATCAAAGCGGACGCATGTCAGCAGGCGTGCACAAGCTCATAATGATCACATGCACAGCGGGTCACGCACATCTTATTTTGTCACGTTTGAATTCGAAAGCGGCGACAGGACAGAGTTGCAGGTTGATGGAAGGGAATATGGGCAAATCGTTGAAGGGGACAGCGGAACGCTTACGTTTCAGGGCACCCGTTACCTCGGCTTTGAACGCGGCACCCTGAATGCAGTACGCTGACAATAAAACACCCGGTACAGGCGTCACCGCCTGGCCGGGTGTTTGTTCGTTCAAACGTCTTTTTGCATCATTGCGAGCAGGAAGAAAAACAGGAAGCTCAAGAGGAGCGTGCTGCCGCCGGCAATGTAAAAAATGAGGACAACTGCATCAGGCAGGCCAAGGGGCTTGAAATAGTAGAGCCACATGCCAATCGTCAAACCAAGCGAGCCGATGATTGCCGTCCATACATGCAATCTTGCAAGAAGCGGGCGATTCGGTGAAAAGACTTTATAGTATACTGCCCATGCAAATAAGCTGAGCCACCCTACAACAAGAATGTGAGCATGGATCGGCCTGAATGCCAGTGAGCCGGCTCCGGCCATATGGGAGCCGAGAAACGCACCTATAAGACCGAACGCTGCCGAAAACTTTAATAGAATCGAACTGTATTTTTCCATCACGTGCTGCATCCCCCTGTCTTTACAAAGCAAAGTTTCAGTTTCCACGGCCTCCGGCTGAAAGCAGCCCGCTGCCGTTTCACTATCTTACAAGTTATCAAAATAAGACTTACATTTCACTTCTTAACTATTCTTACATCCTATCACTTTTTTGCCCGTCTCCGCTCAGTATAAAGTCAGCCCCGGCCGGCTAACCTTAAAGAGAAGTTGTTTCATCGCAAAAAAAATTTATGCAAGTTCATTATCTTTATGGGGAGGCTCAAATGAGAAGTTTTGAAAACAAAGAAGCGATCGTCACTGGCGGCGGGGGTATCGGAAGGGCGCCTGCACTTGCCCATGCCAAAAAAGGAGCTTCAGTAGCCGAAAATGCGGTCACGTTTAATTTGTCCGTTATTCCAGTTTTAATTTGGTGATCCTCCCAAACCGCTGTACTATACAGCAGCCGGAAGAAAAAACGCTCCATGCCGGTCCGAGTGCTGGAAAATATCGAAGGATCAGGGACCTCTCCCGGGAAATGCCGTATTCAAAGGTGTTTTCAGCGGGGTCTTTTTTTAAATGTTCACTTGCAGAATTGTAATAATAGGATAATAATGGTGTTATCAAATTGTAAGGTAGTGAATTTATGGTTATGCGAAATATACAGCTAAGAAAGAAAATACGGCTGTCATCCGTACAATTAATCATTCTGTTTTACTTCTCGGCGGCAGCTGTTTCCACGATTTTGTTAAGCCTTCCTGTCGCTCATCAGCCTGATGTCGACTGGACATTTATTGATGCCCTCTTTACAGCTGTAAGTGCTATCAGTGTCACCGGCCTCACAGTTGTTCCGACAGCGGGAACCTTTAGTACGGCGGGTGTTTTCATTCTTATGTTTATTCTCCAGTTCGGGGGCATTGGCATTATGACACTCGGAACGTTCATTTGGCTGCTGTTCAGGAGGAAAATCGGATTCAGAGAACGCCAGTTGATTATGACGGATCAAAACCGTTCAACCTTCAGCGGACTTGTCCGTCTAATGAAACAAATACTGACCCTTATCCTGGCGATCGAACTTGTAGGTGCGATCATATTGGGAATCTATTTTCTTACATACTATCCAACCTGGCAGGAAGCCTTTTTGCAGGGGGCATTTGCAGCAGTAAGCGCAACAACGAATGCCGGCTTTGATATTACCGGGGCATCACTCGTTCCGTTCGCAAATGATTATTTTGTTCAGTTCATCAATATCATTTTGTTAATATCGGGTGCGATCGGATTTCCGGTTCTCATTGAAACACAGGAATTTATAAAGCATAAAGGAAAAGAACGGTATCGGTTTTCGCTGTATACGTTATTGACCACCATCACGTTTTTCGCCCTAATTGCTGCAGGTACAATTCTTATTTACCTGTTTGAATTCAACCGTTTTTTTGCAGATAAAACATGGCATGAATCGCTTTTCTATTCGTTGTTCCAGTCTGTGACAACCAGAAACGGCGGACTTGCCACAATGGATGTCAGCCAGTTTTCCGAACCGACACTTCTGCTCATTTGTTTCTTAATGTTCGTGGGCGCATCACCAAGCAGTGTCGGCGGCGGAGTCCGAACAACGACGTTTGCGATCGTGCTGTTAAGCATTTTCTTTTTCGCCAGAGGAAAAAACACGATTAAAATTTTCAGGCGGGAAATCGACAGCACGGACATCCACCGTTCATTTATTGTCATTACGACAGCAATGATGCTTTGCATATCTGCTGTCATGCTTCTCAGTTTCCTTGAGCCTTCGTTCAGTTTATTGGAAATCACCTTTGAAGTAGCCTCCGCTTTTGGTACGACAGGTCTGTCGATGGGAATTACGCCGGATCTGAGCACTGCCGGAAAGCTGGTAATCATTGTGTTAATGTTTGTGGGAAGGGTCGGCCTCATTTCATTCTTGTTGATCATCCGCGGAACAACGGCAACGGAGCATTACCGTTATCCGAGGGAAAGAGTGATCATCGGTTGAGGGACCTTATTCTGACAGATTATCATGTTTGCGAAAAATCCGCCGTGTGTGGCGGATTTTTTCGTCTGATAAAGGAAGTATGTATAGACATATGGAAATAACTCAAAATATGGGCATTGTTACCTTAAAATGAGTTTTATTCCATCCTTAATAGATAATAGTATAAATAGAGCAGAATGTGCTGGCTTTCAGGTGCTGCATGATAGCTTCTGAGAAACTTGCTCCTTGCAAAAGCTCCACACATCTTGAAACCACTGTCCGGTTCCCAGGTGTTCAAGATCAAAATCACAAAGGAAGGTGTTTTCATGCAAAAACCGGGACTTCAGTTAGGGCTGCAGACGTTCAGTCTGCTAGCAGGTTTTATGGTATGGGTCATTATTTCGTCTCTCATGCCGTTTATCAAGGAAGACATTGATCTTGGCGCAAACCAAATCGCCCTGGCAACCGCAATTCCGGTAATCCTTGGCTCGCTTCTCCGCGTGCCGCTTGGCTATTGGGCAAATAAATACGGTGCGCGCCTTTTATTCACAATCAGTTTCATCATCCTCTTATTTCCAGTGTTCTATCTGAGCATTGCCGACTCTTTTTTAGATCTTGTGCTTGGCGGGCTTCTCGTTGGACTGGGTGGTGCTGTCTTTTCGATTGGTGTTACGTCGCTGCCAAAATATTACGATAAAACGCGGCACGGTTTCGTAAACGGCATCTATGCAGTCGGCAATATCGGAACGGCTGTCACCTCATTTGCCGCTCCGCTCATTGCTGCACAAGTCGGCTGGCAGGCTACAATCCGCCTTTATCTCGTACTGCTGCTGTTTTTCATCGTCCTTAACTTCCTATTCGGCGACCGCCGTGAGCGGAAGGTGAAAGTACCTGTCATTCCTCAAATAAAAGAAGTCATTCCAAATGAGAAAATGTGGTTCTTGAGTTTGTTTTACTTCATTACATTCGGTTCTTTCGTCGCTTTTACAATTTATCTGCCCAACTTCCTCGTGACCAATTTCGGATTGTCCAGCAGCGACGCTGGAATGCGGACGGCTGGATTCATCGTGCTGGCTACCTTTTTACGTCCTGTTGGCGGCTGGCTCGGCGACAAATTTGATTCGTTCAAGCTGCTGATGGCTGTGTTTGCGGGTCTGACCCTGGCCGGCGTGCTGTTGTCCTTTTCTCCGACAATCGGGCTATATACAGTCGGCGTCTTAAGTGTGGCCGTTTGCGCAGGTATCGGAAATGGGCTTGTGTTCAAGCTGGTGCCGTTTTATTTTTCCCGGCAGGCAGGTATCGTCAACGGCATCGTGTCTGCGATCGGCGGGCTTGGCGGATTCTTCCCGCCGCTTGTGCTCAGTGCCGTTTACGGAATAACCGGCCATTATGCGATCGGTTTCATGGCACTTTCACAGTTCGCCCTGGCAAGTCTGATTATCGTCATCTGGATGTATTTTACCGACAAATTGCAAATGACTTATACGGCAATGAAACATACAGTGGAAGGAATTATGATTACAGACCAAAACGGCATCATTCAATATGTGAATCCCGCATTTACGGAGACAACGGGCTTTAAGGAAGACGAAGCGGTCGGCAAAACGCCCAGCATTTTGAAATCCGGGAAACATGATGAACAATTTTACCGTAAATTGTGGGATAATCTCGAGCGCGACGGCTTCTGGAAAGGGGAAATATGGAACCGGAAAAAGAATGGGGATTTGTTTTTGGAGTGGCTGACCATCAGTCCGATCAGCGAAAGCAACCAGCCTGTCACAGGATATGTCGCGATGTTCTCCGAATTGAAGGAAGAATCCAGGTAATAAGAAAAGCGCAAGGCGTACGCATAGCGGCGTATGCATGTACGGGGCCGCACCAGGAACGGCGCTTTTCCCTTCATGGTGCGGCAATGCTTGAGAAGATAGCCCCTACGACTCGCAGCCGGACATTCGACATGCGCAAGGCGCCGCTTAGCGGCGTACTCATAATCGGGAGTATCAGCAATAAGGCGGTTTTCCCTCCCGGAGGGGAGCAGCTGATCCGCATCCCTAAACAATGCCCAACCAGCACAGCCTGTGTACCCCGGCCATGGAAATTTGCACGTTCTACCACCTGTCAAGCAAGCTGACGGCCAAAATAGGGTTATATACTCATATACATGATCACTCAAACCATTTAGGTCCGGTAACCTGCCGGATTTGTCTCATTTTATAAAAAAAACTATTACTTTTCTTCTTATTTCACGCCAGATGACTGTTCCTTCGCGCCATATCCCCGGCTTTTCACGCCGTTTACGAACAACCGCGATCAGGGGGATGCACTTTCGCGCGGCATCTGTTTTCTTTCACGCCAAACGATCACTGTTTCACGCATAATCTTCCATATTTCATGCCGTAGAGTCCAACTTTCACGCCGGAGCAGCTGTTTCGCGCCATTCAGCCCGGCTTTCACGCCGGAACTCCTTTTTTTCAAGCATGGCGATAAACCCTGGCTCGCACCCGGACATTCGAAATGCGATAGCCGCTGGCGCCTGAAGCTGCACATCTTGAAATACGGAAAGCCCTTGTTCAGCGGCGTACGCATAAGCAGGGCCGCACCAGGAAGGGCGTTTTTCCCTTCATGGGGCGGCAATGCTTATGACGATAGCCGCTAGGGCTCGCAGCTGAACATTGATCTTGCTTGAAACCTTTCTTACCCATTGAAAGAAGGGCACCCCGCATCCAGCGGAGCGCCCTTTTCGTTTCAGTCATCAAGCAAATACCGTTCTTCATCACGGCTGTGATGCCAGTTAACGACAAGCAGGCTATCAAACATCGCCAGCCGTTTTTCAATAGCCGTTTCGTCATTAAGCAATTCTTTAATACCAGCAATGATTTTCCTGAGTAAATCATGGTCCCTTTTTAACTGGGTTATCGTTTCGGTCAGTTCGGGCTTCTTTTGCTTCATCTCCTCATAAAGCCCCTCTTCTTCCGACTCGGCATGGGTAAGAATATGGTCCTGCCAGTGTTCAATCAAAATCACTTCTGCCTGGCCCGCTTCTTTTGTGCGGCCGTCCTGATAAAGTCTTTTCAACACTTCCGTCATTTCTTCCACCTGTCCATATGCCGCTTCATGAATGGATCGGTGTTGATTCAGCTGTCGCAATGCAGGTCCTGACATGAAATCATTCCTTTTCCTTCTGGTTAACAATCATTACTCTTCACTATTTCACTGCACCTTTTTTGATCTATCCGGATTTGCCCGCCTGTAAATGACATATTTTCTGGCAATGTATTCAAGCGGAAGGCTCCACACATGAACAAGCCTTGTAAACGGCCAAACCGCAAAAAGGGTGAAGGCTGCAAACACATGGGCCTGAAAGCCCCAGGGAGCTGTTGCAAGCATTTCCGGCATCGGCCTGAAGGTGAGGATGCCGCGGAACCACGGACCGATTGTATCCCGGTAATCGAACTCGCCTCCAGATGCAGTGTACCAGGCCGTATTCGTGAAGCCGACCACCGTTACGACCCCGATCAGCAACAGAACCCATAAATCCTTCCGTGAACCTGTTTCACTGACCCGTTTGTTTTTCAGCCTGCGGATCGTGAGGAGCGCACCACCGATCACCATCGCAGCACCGGCGAGCCCGCCGAACCAGACG is a genomic window of Bacillus marinisedimentorum containing:
- a CDS encoding methyl-accepting chemotaxis protein, producing MGNAIQEIAGGAAQQAEDADTTNQKMANLSTQIAKVQEQNEEMVIQSKAAGSASQNGIKQIDILQSKTKEANELTETVANVMDSLSDKVKEIEKVMSAINEISDQTNLLALNASIEAARAGEHGKGFAVVAEEVRKLAEQSSHATEEVRTTLSGIISESDKATAAIKQNQALSTQQTAVTADTEKVFKEIAVSIDSIVSSIEGVSHEITQMSLYKDEVLESVGSIASVAQQSAAATEEVTASTEEQLRAIATIASSAEELNVSGEQLREQIARIKLV
- a CDS encoding hemerythrin domain-containing protein, translating into MRQLNQHRSIHEAAYGQVEEMTEVLKRLYQDGRTKEAGQAEVILIEHWQDHILTHAESEEEGLYEEMKQKKPELTETITQLKRDHDLLRKIIAGIKELLNDETAIEKRLAMFDSLLVVNWHHSRDEERYLLDD
- a CDS encoding 5'-3' exonuclease H3TH domain-containing protein, which produces MNGNKVMLIDGMALLFRSFYATAMSGYYMVNSKGIPTNGIYGFVKHLFTAVNTYQPSHVVCTWDMGGKTFRNEMFDGYKANRGEPPVELLPQFDLVKEVSESLGIPNIGLEGFEADDCIGTLARQYSTDADVMILTGDQDILQLLDDKVSVLLLKKGYGNYAEYRTDSFLKEKGITPQQMIDLKALMGDSSDNYPGVKGIGEKTAMKLLQTHGTIEGILENLHTLTKSQRAKIEQDLDMLHLSRKLAAIHCEVEVSCPLDTAVFNVDRERMMEKFKELELKNLHTMIG
- a CDS encoding DUF2500 domain-containing protein, which translates into the protein MGPEFFPGDILFRIGPIFIGLVFIIVIGGILFTVVKGIGQWQKNNASPRLSVPAQAVSKRTHVSRRAQAHNDHMHSGSRTSYFVTFEFESGDRTELQVDGREYGQIVEGDSGTLTFQGTRYLGFERGTLNAVR
- a CDS encoding nitrate/nitrite transporter, which encodes MQKPGLQLGLQTFSLLAGFMVWVIISSLMPFIKEDIDLGANQIALATAIPVILGSLLRVPLGYWANKYGARLLFTISFIILLFPVFYLSIADSFLDLVLGGLLVGLGGAVFSIGVTSLPKYYDKTRHGFVNGIYAVGNIGTAVTSFAAPLIAAQVGWQATIRLYLVLLLFFIVLNFLFGDRRERKVKVPVIPQIKEVIPNEKMWFLSLFYFITFGSFVAFTIYLPNFLVTNFGLSSSDAGMRTAGFIVLATFLRPVGGWLGDKFDSFKLLMAVFAGLTLAGVLLSFSPTIGLYTVGVLSVAVCAGIGNGLVFKLVPFYFSRQAGIVNGIVSAIGGLGGFFPPLVLSAVYGITGHYAIGFMALSQFALASLIIVIWMYFTDKLQMTYTAMKHTVEGIMITDQNGIIQYVNPAFTETTGFKEDEAVGKTPSILKSGKHDEQFYRKLWDNLERDGFWKGEIWNRKKNGDLFLEWLTISPISESNQPVTGYVAMFSELKEESR
- the narI gene encoding respiratory nitrate reductase subunit gamma; the protein is MTPIDFLLWVAYPYITLTIFVVGHIYRYNYDQFGWSAQSSQFLKSDALLRWGSILFHFGVIFVFFGHVGGILVPKAFYPMIGITEEMYHFGAVWFGGLAGAAMVIGGALLTIRRLKNKRVSETGSRKDLWVLLLIGVVTVVGFTNTAWYTASGGEFDYRDTIGPWFRGILTFRPMPEMLATAPWGFQAHVFAAFTLFAVWPFTRLVHVWSLPLEYIARKYVIYRRANPDRSKKVQ
- a CDS encoding TrkH family potassium uptake protein — protein: MVMRNIQLRKKIRLSSVQLIILFYFSAAAVSTILLSLPVAHQPDVDWTFIDALFTAVSAISVTGLTVVPTAGTFSTAGVFILMFILQFGGIGIMTLGTFIWLLFRRKIGFRERQLIMTDQNRSTFSGLVRLMKQILTLILAIELVGAIILGIYFLTYYPTWQEAFLQGAFAAVSATTNAGFDITGASLVPFANDYFVQFINIILLISGAIGFPVLIETQEFIKHKGKERYRFSLYTLLTTITFFALIAAGTILIYLFEFNRFFADKTWHESLFYSLFQSVTTRNGGLATMDVSQFSEPTLLLICFLMFVGASPSSVGGGVRTTTFAIVLLSIFFFARGKNTIKIFRREIDSTDIHRSFIVITTAMMLCISAVMLLSFLEPSFSLLEITFEVASAFGTTGLSMGITPDLSTAGKLVIIVLMFVGRVGLISFLLIIRGTTATEHYRYPRERVIIG
- a CDS encoding topology modulation protein, with the translated sequence MERIMVVGISAGAGKSTFARQLGGALGLKVVHLDTLYWKPGWVEAPTEEFREAQRQAVQGKNWIIEGNYTDSIDIRMERADTIIYLELPLYVCLYRVVKRRIMNAGKTRLDMTAGCNEKLDWDFLKFILSTYYPRKKKMQKRFADFKGRGENKNVIELNSKQKIRTFLAELENGKTDKNLKGISP